A DNA window from Onthophagus taurus isolate NC chromosome 1, IU_Otau_3.0, whole genome shotgun sequence contains the following coding sequences:
- the LOC139432601 gene encoding uncharacterized protein encodes MIDSPFLRPLCIIAAFLGTVQGLTWMILSILVILLGSEIWIPNIDSMNYFNTAAYNLLFQSTSDPPVEDLTYLICNLALFGFAWVYLILSFLWTVISLILAQKCYRNHYNNVTVENCGIWVIITFLVTTFDLIISFMLIMDFVVIQNCYELDDAAKFLYNTIVGVVMTIIARGYILVIVNITVMICLISVGAKFKVSVVDTWKQKIPKH; translated from the exons atgatTGACAGCCCGTTTTTACGTCCTTTGTGTATCATTGCTGCATTTTTAGGAACG GTACAAGGATTAACATGGatgattttatcaattttggtAATACTATTAGGCTCTGAAATCTGGATACCAAATATTGATTCCATGAATTACTTTAATACCGCTGCTTACAACCTTTTATTTCaaa GTACTTCAGATCCTCCAGTTGAAgatttaacatatttaatttgtaatcTTGCTCTTTTTGGTTTCGCATGGGTTTACTTAATACTCTCGTTTTTGTGGACGGTGATTTCATTGATTTTAGCTCAGA aatgtTATCGGAATCATTATAACAACGTAACGGTAGAAAATTGCGGTATTTGGGTTATAATAACTTTCCTTGTCACAACTTTCGATTTGATTATAtcatttatgttaataatggATTTTGTGGTGATCCAAAATTGTTATGAACTT GATGATGCtgctaaatttttatataatacgATTGTGGGAGTTGTGATGACCATAATAGCACGTGGATACATTCTTGTAATAGTCAATATAACTGTAATGATTTGTTTGATCAGTGTTGGCGCAAAATTCAAAGTTTCAGTAGTAGAT aCTTGGAAACAAAAGATAcccaaacattaa